The Amycolatopsis sp. DG1A-15b genome window below encodes:
- a CDS encoding tannase/feruloyl esterase family alpha/beta hydrolase has translation MRKLLRLAVPAAVVLAASVPGAAAAAPAALDCAGLAGLRIPASVMSLPTSGGLVTAASVVPGDHCRVDADLYPVDPAAPAIKLRVALPLAWNHKALMFGGGGYNGTIPDVAGNVPFGPADRPAPLARGYATFASDSGHQQNPARPPSLDGSFGANDEALVNFAAGDALKKTRDASLFLIRRAYAARPTEVFFAGGSTGGREALVVAQRWPSAFDGVISAYPAWNNLAEILDLGYLAQVLSRPGAFPGPAKQTLLHDSVIKACDGLDGVEDKVVSNPGGCRFDPRVLRCPGGTDTGPACLSDAQIGAVTAMSSPFRWPYRIAGGETGYPGFPFLSGADMRTPFLGFGTTAPADPMPVTSGYGMQYWDQWVKYFLTRNPGQNALDIDPRHPGKWLGRISALSSIEDRNNADLRPFARAGGKLILLHGAADELVSPYSTSDYYERVRSVVGPRATDAFLRYYVVPGANHANFGTPAVAAGWDSLTALERWVETGRAPVNQVVTDLAHQRTLPLCAYPGWPRYRSGDPDSAASFTCAR, from the coding sequence ATGAGGAAACTCCTCCGGCTCGCCGTGCCGGCGGCCGTGGTGCTGGCGGCGAGCGTCCCCGGGGCCGCCGCCGCGGCTCCCGCGGCCCTGGATTGCGCCGGGCTGGCGGGGTTGCGGATTCCCGCGTCGGTCATGAGCCTGCCGACGAGCGGCGGGCTGGTCACGGCGGCTTCCGTCGTGCCCGGTGACCATTGCCGGGTCGACGCGGACCTCTACCCCGTCGACCCGGCCGCGCCCGCCATCAAGCTGCGCGTCGCCCTGCCCCTGGCCTGGAACCACAAGGCGCTGATGTTCGGCGGCGGCGGGTACAACGGCACCATCCCCGACGTCGCGGGGAACGTGCCGTTCGGCCCCGCCGACCGGCCGGCGCCGCTGGCCCGCGGGTACGCGACCTTCGCGAGCGACTCCGGCCACCAGCAGAACCCGGCGCGCCCGCCGTCCCTGGACGGGTCGTTCGGCGCGAACGACGAGGCCTTGGTCAACTTCGCCGCGGGCGACGCCCTGAAGAAGACACGGGACGCGAGCCTGTTCCTCATCCGGCGCGCGTACGCGGCGAGGCCCACCGAAGTCTTCTTCGCGGGCGGATCGACCGGCGGCCGCGAGGCACTCGTCGTCGCCCAGCGCTGGCCGTCCGCGTTCGACGGCGTGATTTCCGCCTACCCGGCCTGGAACAACCTGGCCGAGATCCTGGATCTGGGCTACCTGGCGCAGGTCCTGTCGCGCCCGGGGGCGTTCCCCGGCCCCGCGAAGCAGACCCTCCTCCACGACAGCGTCATCAAGGCGTGCGACGGCCTGGACGGGGTCGAGGACAAGGTCGTTTCGAACCCGGGAGGCTGTCGCTTCGACCCGCGCGTGCTGCGCTGCCCGGGCGGGACCGACACCGGCCCGGCGTGTCTGTCGGACGCGCAGATCGGGGCGGTGACGGCCATGTCTTCGCCGTTCCGGTGGCCGTACCGGATCGCCGGCGGCGAGACCGGCTACCCGGGGTTCCCGTTCCTCTCGGGGGCGGACATGCGGACGCCGTTCCTCGGCTTCGGCACCACCGCACCGGCCGACCCGATGCCGGTGACCAGCGGGTACGGGATGCAGTACTGGGACCAGTGGGTCAAGTACTTCCTGACCCGGAACCCGGGGCAGAACGCGCTGGACATCGATCCCCGGCACCCGGGCAAGTGGCTCGGCCGGATCAGCGCCCTGTCGTCGATCGAGGACCGCAACAACGCGGACCTGCGCCCGTTCGCCCGCGCGGGCGGCAAGCTGATCCTGCTGCACGGCGCCGCGGACGAGCTGGTCTCCCCGTACTCGACGAGCGACTACTACGAGCGGGTCCGCTCGGTGGTGGGGCCACGGGCGACCGACGCCTTCCTGCGGTACTACGTCGTGCCAGGGGCCAATCACGCCAACTTCGGAACCCCGGCGGTCGCGGCGGGCTGGGACTCGCTCACGGCACTCGAACGGTGGGTCGAAACCGGCCGGGCGCCGGTGAACCAGGTCGTCACCGACCTGGCCCACCAGCGCACGCTGCCGCTGTGCGCCTACCCGGGCTGGCCCCGGTACCGCTCGGGCGATCCGGACAGCGCCGCGAGTTTCACCTGTGCCCGGTGA
- a CDS encoding MFS transporter has translation MAIPLTQPDGQSGTAVPATPRRAFRKLLAAGLIGSSIEWYDFFLYGTAAALVFPKVFFPHASALTGTLLAFSTFWAGFVARPIGGVLAGHLGDKYGRKPVVVACLAVMGAATFLIGCLPTAASVGALAPTLLVILRFVQGLATGGQWGGIVLLLTESASPKRRGFAGTFGQTSVPVAVIVSNLIFVATSGLMPDAAFLGWGWRIPFLLSVVMFGVVLYIQAKVEDTPEFRRLQEAVADKDGPVVRAPIAQVLRSKWGTILLGCGLLSATNSLFYVSISGLLSYGTGTLKLQRDSLLAVVLLSSAAMLAAIPWSGYLSDKVGRRPLILIGGLGVALWAFPYFGLVGTASLPLIFVAVAVGFVFQCLTYGPIASFLGELFAPSVRYSGASLAYQLSAIVVSGGTPFLMTALIAGTGSTWPVAVYIAVMGLITFASAWFLPETNPAEVRADPHAVPGAHLHGEGAR, from the coding sequence ATGGCCATTCCGCTCACCCAGCCCGACGGGCAGTCCGGCACCGCGGTGCCGGCGACCCCGCGCCGGGCCTTCCGCAAACTGCTGGCGGCCGGGCTCATCGGCAGCTCGATCGAGTGGTACGACTTCTTCCTCTACGGCACCGCGGCCGCGCTGGTGTTCCCCAAGGTGTTCTTCCCGCACGCCTCGGCGCTGACCGGCACCCTGCTGGCCTTCAGCACGTTCTGGGCCGGGTTCGTGGCCCGGCCGATCGGCGGGGTGCTGGCCGGGCACCTCGGGGACAAGTACGGGCGCAAGCCGGTGGTCGTCGCCTGCCTGGCGGTCATGGGGGCCGCGACCTTCCTGATCGGCTGCCTGCCCACCGCGGCGAGCGTCGGCGCGCTGGCCCCGACGCTGCTGGTCATCCTGCGGTTCGTCCAGGGCCTGGCGACCGGCGGGCAGTGGGGCGGCATCGTGCTGCTGCTGACCGAATCCGCCAGTCCGAAGCGGCGCGGCTTCGCCGGGACCTTCGGGCAGACGAGCGTGCCGGTGGCCGTGATCGTGTCCAACCTGATCTTCGTCGCCACCAGCGGGCTGATGCCGGACGCCGCCTTCCTCGGCTGGGGCTGGCGCATCCCGTTCCTGCTGAGCGTCGTGATGTTCGGGGTGGTGCTCTACATCCAGGCCAAAGTGGAGGACACGCCGGAGTTCCGGCGGCTGCAGGAAGCCGTGGCGGACAAGGACGGCCCGGTGGTCCGGGCGCCGATCGCCCAGGTCCTGCGCAGCAAGTGGGGGACCATCCTGCTGGGCTGCGGGCTGCTGTCGGCCACCAACAGCCTGTTCTACGTCAGCATTTCCGGGCTGCTCAGCTACGGCACCGGCACGCTCAAGCTCCAGCGCGACTCGCTGCTCGCGGTGGTGCTGCTCAGTTCCGCGGCGATGCTCGCGGCCATTCCCTGGTCCGGGTACCTCTCGGACAAGGTGGGCCGCCGCCCGCTGATCCTGATCGGCGGCCTGGGCGTCGCCCTCTGGGCGTTCCCGTACTTCGGGCTCGTCGGCACCGCGTCCCTGCCGCTGATCTTCGTCGCGGTGGCGGTGGGTTTCGTGTTCCAGTGCCTCACCTACGGCCCGATCGCGAGCTTCCTCGGCGAGCTCTTCGCGCCCAGCGTCCGCTACTCGGGCGCGTCGCTGGCCTACCAGCTGTCCGCGATCGTCGTCAGCGGTGGCACGCCGTTCCTGATGACCGCGCTGATCGCCGGGACCGGGAGCACGTGGCCGGTCGCCGTCTACATCGCGGTGATGGGGCTGATCACCTTCGCCAGCGCGTGGTTCCTGCCGGAGACGAACCCGGCCGAGGTCCGGGCCGACCCGCACGCCGTCCCGGGCGCGCACCTGCACGGGGAGGGGGCGCGATGA
- a CDS encoding GAF domain-containing protein, giving the protein MTSAAEPRRQRELASLYATVKSLTALGELDEVLQSIVHHAHDLIGTDFTYLSLVGADGRLSARASEGTISAEFLAAAIPATVGLGGKVLASKSPHWVRDYATSTLIQHDPNFDRLVGTEELVALLGVPLVIRGEAVGALFAADRSERSFQAEEIALLNAFADHAAVALDNARLYEASRTALRELRVAYGKIERAQAIHEALTGVVLDGGTPRDVAQHLADQLGGSVTLLDRADSPLRTDLAGAVDAARRTGRCTTSSGSDGTDRSVAAVQAGDSYLGALVWSRPSGTGDDTDLRTLERATHILGLLILKERAVAEAGERLSGELLTELMLGSPGIGPAQRARARARTIDVDRLDLVVVADSPAVPPGDLARHLHDVARERAGLAGEHLGRATMILPGADDEATVADVHTRLRRTLGGPVIVVGERADGHDWSRAFSLAGRCGAVLRALGHTDAGATTRQYALYAMVFDPERAGELDRFLTGSIGALLEYDRRRGTDLVGTLSAYYVHRANVAATARALHLHVNTLLKRLDRAGTVLGSDWRHKNDLELQLGLRLHQLRAAAS; this is encoded by the coding sequence GTGACCAGTGCGGCGGAACCGCGCCGGCAGCGCGAACTGGCGTCGTTGTACGCCACCGTCAAGTCGCTCACCGCCCTGGGCGAGCTCGACGAGGTGCTGCAGTCGATCGTCCACCACGCCCACGACCTGATCGGCACCGACTTCACCTACCTCTCGCTGGTCGGCGCGGACGGCCGGCTGTCGGCCCGCGCGTCGGAGGGCACGATCTCCGCGGAGTTCCTCGCGGCGGCCATCCCCGCCACGGTGGGGCTCGGGGGCAAGGTGCTGGCCTCCAAGAGCCCGCACTGGGTGCGCGACTACGCGACCTCGACGCTCATCCAGCACGATCCGAACTTCGACCGCCTGGTCGGCACCGAGGAACTGGTCGCGCTGCTCGGTGTGCCGCTGGTCATCCGCGGTGAAGCCGTGGGCGCGCTGTTCGCCGCGGACCGCTCCGAACGGTCGTTCCAGGCCGAGGAGATCGCGCTGCTGAACGCGTTCGCCGACCACGCCGCGGTCGCCCTCGACAACGCCCGGCTCTACGAAGCGAGCCGGACCGCCCTGCGGGAGCTGCGGGTCGCGTACGGGAAGATCGAGCGGGCCCAGGCGATCCACGAAGCCCTGACCGGGGTCGTGCTGGACGGCGGCACCCCGCGCGACGTCGCGCAGCACCTCGCCGATCAGCTCGGCGGCAGCGTCACGCTCCTCGACCGGGCCGACAGTCCACTCCGGACGGACCTGGCGGGCGCGGTCGACGCCGCCCGCCGCACCGGCCGCTGCACGACGTCGTCCGGCTCCGACGGCACCGACCGCAGCGTGGCGGCCGTCCAGGCCGGCGACAGCTACCTCGGCGCGCTCGTGTGGAGCCGGCCGTCGGGCACCGGGGACGACACGGACCTGCGGACCCTCGAGCGCGCCACGCACATCCTCGGGCTGCTCATCCTCAAGGAGCGGGCCGTGGCCGAGGCCGGCGAGCGGCTGAGCGGGGAACTGCTGACCGAGCTCATGCTCGGCAGTCCCGGGATCGGCCCGGCCCAGCGCGCCCGCGCCCGGGCCCGCACCATCGACGTCGACCGGCTGGACCTGGTCGTGGTCGCGGACTCCCCCGCGGTGCCGCCGGGCGATCTCGCGCGGCACCTGCACGACGTCGCCCGGGAGCGTGCCGGGCTGGCCGGCGAGCACCTCGGCCGGGCCACGATGATCCTGCCCGGCGCCGACGACGAGGCGACCGTCGCGGACGTCCACACGAGACTGCGCCGGACGCTGGGCGGACCCGTCATCGTCGTCGGGGAACGAGCGGACGGCCACGACTGGTCACGGGCGTTCTCCCTGGCCGGTCGCTGCGGCGCCGTGCTGCGCGCGCTCGGGCACACCGACGCCGGGGCCACCACGCGTCAGTACGCCTTGTACGCCATGGTGTTCGACCCCGAGCGGGCCGGCGAGCTCGACCGCTTCCTGACCGGCTCGATCGGCGCGCTCCTCGAGTACGACCGGCGGCGGGGCACCGATCTGGTCGGCACCCTCAGCGCCTACTACGTCCACCGCGCCAACGTCGCGGCCACCGCCCGCGCGCTGCACCTGCACGTCAACACGCTGCTCAAGCGCCTCGACCGGGCCGGCACGGTGCTCGGCTCCGACTGGCGCCACAAGAACGACCTGGAGCTGCAGCTCGGGCTCCGGCTGCACCAGCTCCGGGCCGCCGCGTCCTGA
- a CDS encoding glycoside hydrolase family 3 C-terminal domain-containing protein has translation MSLRFPGRRRVRLTAVPLLAVTMTAATLVPAASADPAQHAALPVYRDTHYSFAERAADLVARMTLPEKVLQLRTNSAPAIPRLGVQQYTYWSEGQHGLNTLGANTDDGTATGGVHATSFPTNLASTMSWDPDLIQQETTAISDEARGMLDKSLWGVAQNNIGPDKNNYGSLTYWAPTVNLDRDPRWGRTDEGFGEDPYLVAKMAGAFVNGYQGQTASGRPTTPYLKVAATAKHYALNNVENDRHADSSDTTEANLRDYYTKQFRHLIQDAHVSGLMTSYNAINGTPAPADTYTANAIAQRTYGFDGYTTSDCGAVGDVYAPGSHNWAPPGWTTATANGGTRWTNTATGQQVSGAAGGQAYALRAGTQLNCTGTEATVANIQEAIKAGVLSEGVLDNALVHVFTTRMQTGEFDPPDRVAYTKITKDVIQSAEHQALAAKVAANSLVLLKNDPVAGTAAPLLPADPAKLGTVVVVGDLAGKVTLGGYSGEPALQVNAVQGITSAVKAANPGATVTFDACGTSTGTTTAASCSAETLAAMKTADLVVVFAGTDGNVATEGRDRTTIAMPGNYDSLIDQVKAAGNPRTALAVQAGGAVSLGHAEGIPGIVFSGYNGESQGTALADVLFGKQNPSGHLNFTWYADDSQLPAIKNYGLTPSQTGGLGRTYQYFTGTPAYPFGHGLSYAKFAYSRVHADTRAADANGQVTVHVDVTNTGSTPGATVAQLYAATAFGVPGVELPRQRLAGFKKTDVLAPGRTQHLAIPVRISDLAFWDEGKGREVVYPGAYRFGVGADSAHLAGTATVAVTGAIKPKTQYVTVQPGQVVFAPGQRLDLTAKNPWIADDTAQAGQHVPADHIVEAVHDDQSFVDLSRARIGYRSSDPRVAQVSRTGQVTMVAPGVATISVTVDGVTGTTPVVVEQPFTLTAPDRVKAGTTYTATTTLPNPAGARPLRDVALTLSGPAGWTVKATTPSTFATVAAGQTVSTTWEIGVPASAEPGKFDLSAQATFTSVNGRGTSTDATTVLLPHPPYPSFAAAYNNVGISDDATPGAGNFDGGNASFSAQALAAATPSLTPGATFTHDGLTFTWPDVPTGSPDNVVAGGVAGGQTIAISGTGHTLGLIGAGDYGSPSGTATVTYTDGTTESHSVSFADWWSNAATGGDILTTLPYLNNSSGQLNQRVSLYYAPIPLQPGKTVQYVTLPDVSDGANMGTAAMHIFTIAIG, from the coding sequence ATGTCCTTGCGCTTCCCCGGCCGGCGACGGGTACGGCTGACCGCCGTGCCCCTGCTCGCCGTCACCATGACCGCGGCCACGCTCGTCCCGGCCGCGTCGGCGGACCCGGCGCAGCACGCCGCGCTGCCGGTCTACCGCGACACGCACTACAGCTTCGCCGAGCGGGCCGCCGACCTCGTCGCCCGCATGACCCTGCCCGAAAAGGTGCTGCAGCTGCGCACCAACAGCGCTCCGGCCATCCCGCGGCTCGGCGTGCAGCAGTACACGTACTGGAGCGAAGGCCAGCACGGCCTCAACACGCTCGGCGCGAACACCGACGACGGCACGGCGACCGGCGGGGTGCACGCCACGAGCTTCCCGACCAACCTGGCCAGCACGATGTCCTGGGACCCGGACCTGATCCAGCAGGAGACCACGGCGATCTCCGACGAGGCCCGCGGCATGCTGGACAAGTCGCTGTGGGGTGTCGCGCAGAACAACATCGGGCCGGACAAGAACAACTACGGCTCCCTGACCTACTGGGCGCCGACGGTCAACCTCGACCGCGACCCGCGCTGGGGCCGCACCGACGAAGGGTTCGGCGAAGACCCGTACCTGGTCGCGAAGATGGCCGGCGCGTTCGTCAACGGCTACCAGGGCCAGACCGCTTCCGGCCGGCCGACGACGCCGTACCTCAAGGTCGCGGCCACCGCCAAGCACTACGCGCTCAACAACGTCGAGAACGACCGGCACGCGGACTCCTCGGACACGACCGAGGCCAACCTCCGCGACTACTACACCAAGCAGTTCCGGCACCTGATCCAGGACGCGCACGTGTCGGGCCTGATGACGTCGTACAACGCGATCAACGGCACGCCGGCGCCGGCCGACACGTACACGGCGAACGCGATCGCCCAGCGCACCTACGGTTTCGACGGCTACACCACGTCCGACTGCGGCGCGGTCGGCGACGTCTACGCGCCCGGCAGCCACAACTGGGCGCCACCCGGCTGGACCACGGCCACCGCCAACGGCGGAACCCGGTGGACGAACACCGCGACCGGGCAGCAGGTCTCCGGCGCCGCCGGCGGCCAGGCGTACGCGCTGCGTGCGGGAACCCAGCTCAACTGCACCGGCACGGAAGCGACCGTGGCCAACATCCAGGAGGCCATCAAGGCCGGGGTGCTCTCCGAAGGCGTGCTCGACAACGCCCTGGTGCACGTGTTCACCACGCGCATGCAGACCGGCGAGTTCGACCCGCCGGACCGGGTGGCGTACACGAAGATCACCAAGGACGTCATCCAGAGCGCCGAGCACCAGGCGCTGGCCGCGAAGGTCGCCGCCAACTCGCTGGTGCTGCTGAAGAACGACCCGGTCGCCGGCACCGCCGCGCCGCTGCTGCCCGCCGATCCGGCCAAGCTCGGCACCGTGGTCGTCGTCGGTGATCTCGCGGGCAAGGTCACCCTCGGCGGCTACTCCGGCGAACCCGCGCTCCAGGTGAACGCGGTGCAGGGCATCACGTCCGCGGTCAAGGCGGCGAACCCGGGAGCCACGGTCACGTTCGACGCGTGCGGCACGTCCACCGGCACGACCACGGCGGCGAGCTGCTCGGCGGAGACCCTGGCCGCGATGAAGACGGCCGACCTGGTCGTGGTGTTCGCCGGCACCGACGGGAACGTGGCCACCGAGGGCCGGGACCGCACCACCATCGCCATGCCCGGCAACTACGACTCGCTGATCGACCAGGTCAAGGCGGCCGGCAACCCCCGGACCGCGCTGGCCGTCCAGGCGGGCGGCGCCGTTTCGCTCGGCCACGCCGAAGGCATTCCGGGCATCGTGTTCAGCGGGTACAACGGCGAAAGCCAGGGCACCGCGCTGGCCGACGTGCTGTTCGGCAAGCAGAACCCCAGCGGGCACCTGAACTTCACCTGGTACGCCGACGACTCGCAGCTGCCCGCCATCAAGAACTACGGGCTGACGCCGTCCCAGACCGGCGGCCTCGGCCGGACCTACCAGTACTTCACCGGCACGCCGGCGTACCCGTTCGGCCACGGCCTCTCCTACGCGAAGTTCGCCTACTCCCGCGTGCACGCGGACACCCGGGCCGCCGACGCGAACGGGCAGGTGACCGTGCACGTGGACGTGACCAACACCGGCAGCACGCCCGGTGCCACCGTCGCCCAGCTGTACGCGGCCACGGCGTTCGGCGTGCCCGGCGTGGAACTGCCGCGGCAGCGCCTGGCCGGCTTCAAGAAGACCGACGTGCTCGCCCCCGGCCGGACCCAGCACCTGGCCATCCCGGTGCGGATCAGCGATCTGGCGTTCTGGGACGAGGGGAAGGGCCGCGAAGTGGTGTACCCCGGCGCCTACCGGTTCGGCGTCGGCGCCGACTCCGCCCACCTCGCCGGCACCGCCACGGTGGCCGTCACCGGAGCGATCAAGCCGAAGACCCAGTACGTGACCGTGCAGCCGGGCCAGGTCGTGTTCGCGCCGGGCCAGCGCCTCGACCTGACGGCGAAGAACCCGTGGATCGCCGACGACACCGCCCAGGCCGGGCAGCACGTGCCGGCCGACCACATCGTCGAAGCGGTGCACGACGACCAGTCGTTCGTCGACCTTTCGCGGGCCCGGATCGGTTACCGCAGCAGCGATCCGCGCGTGGCCCAGGTGAGCCGGACCGGCCAGGTGACGATGGTGGCGCCCGGCGTCGCGACGATCAGCGTCACGGTCGACGGCGTCACCGGCACCACGCCGGTGGTCGTCGAGCAGCCGTTCACGCTCACGGCACCGGACCGGGTGAAGGCGGGCACGACGTACACCGCCACCACCACGCTGCCGAACCCGGCCGGCGCCCGGCCGTTGCGCGACGTCGCCCTGACGCTCAGCGGGCCGGCCGGCTGGACCGTCAAGGCGACCACGCCGTCGACGTTCGCCACCGTGGCGGCCGGGCAGACGGTCAGCACCACCTGGGAGATCGGCGTCCCGGCTTCGGCGGAACCCGGCAAGTTCGACCTGTCGGCGCAGGCCACGTTCACCTCGGTCAACGGGCGGGGCACCTCGACGGACGCGACCACCGTGCTGCTGCCGCACCCGCCGTACCCGTCGTTCGCCGCGGCGTACAACAACGTGGGCATCAGCGACGACGCCACGCCCGGCGCGGGCAACTTCGACGGCGGCAACGCGAGCTTCTCCGCGCAGGCACTGGCCGCGGCGACGCCCAGCCTGACGCCGGGAGCGACGTTCACCCACGACGGGCTGACGTTCACCTGGCCGGACGTCCCGACCGGCAGCCCGGACAACGTGGTGGCGGGCGGCGTGGCCGGCGGCCAGACGATCGCGATCTCCGGCACCGGCCACACGCTGGGCCTGATCGGCGCGGGCGACTACGGCAGCCCGAGCGGAACGGCAACGGTGACCTACACCGACGGCACGACCGAGTCCCACTCGGTGAGTTTCGCGGACTGGTGGTCCAACGCCGCCACCGGCGGCGACATCCTCACCACGTTGCCGTACCTGAACAACAGCAGCGGTCAGCTGAACCAGCGGGTGAGCCTGTACTACGCCCCGATCCCACTGCAGCCGGGCAAGACGGTGCAGTACGTGACCCTGCCGGACGTCAGCGACGGAGCGAACATGGGCACGGCGGCGATGCACATCTTCACGATCGCCATCGGCTGA
- a CDS encoding long-chain fatty acid--CoA ligase — protein sequence MDGLMQPRPLTLAHVLERAERLYAHKEVVTAGDERLTYAEVAGGTRRLATALDALGVPPGARVATFASNHRRHLELYLAVPVTKRVLHPINIRLPAEHLEYIVEHAEDDVVFVDRALLPRIWPSAGRLPRVRYWVVLPDDSDEPIPADPRVLHYDGLIAAAAPFTGSFEDTFTLVDEHLASGLCYTSGTTGPPKGVLYSHRSTVLHGLGTLAAGLVGLCESDVVLPIVPMFHANAWGLPYGAMLAGAALVLPGPSADPDHLLRLMAAERVTVAGAVPTVWTSMAPGLREHDLSATRFLLGGGSAVPPALSETYRAAIGVPITHSWGMTEVSPVGAIGGTRTQHRDASAAAQVAVRAAQGQPLPLVNVRIVDVETGRELPRDGDAVGELQVAGPWVAGGYYRVSADGSFTADGWLRTGDLATIDAEGYLRLVDRMKDLIKSGGEWISSVELEGAITAHPDVVEAAVIARPDPRWMERPVAYVVLREGSALGAGELLAHLTPMVAKWWLPDEFVFVPALPKTGTGKISKTALRDSARAG from the coding sequence ATGGACGGGCTGATGCAGCCACGGCCACTCACCCTCGCCCACGTCCTGGAGCGTGCCGAGCGGCTCTACGCGCACAAGGAAGTCGTCACGGCCGGCGACGAGCGGCTGACGTACGCCGAGGTGGCCGGCGGGACCCGGCGCCTCGCCACCGCGCTGGACGCCCTCGGCGTCCCGCCCGGCGCCCGGGTCGCGACCTTCGCGAGCAACCACCGGCGGCACCTCGAGCTCTACCTGGCCGTGCCGGTCACCAAGCGGGTGCTGCACCCGATCAACATCCGGCTGCCCGCGGAGCACCTCGAGTACATCGTCGAGCACGCCGAGGACGACGTGGTGTTCGTCGATCGGGCGCTGCTGCCGCGGATCTGGCCGAGCGCGGGCCGCCTGCCGCGGGTGCGGTACTGGGTCGTGCTGCCCGACGACAGCGACGAGCCGATCCCGGCGGACCCCCGTGTCCTGCACTACGACGGCCTGATCGCCGCGGCGGCGCCGTTCACCGGCTCGTTCGAGGACACCTTCACGCTCGTGGACGAGCACCTCGCGTCCGGGCTGTGCTACACGTCCGGGACGACCGGGCCGCCCAAGGGCGTGCTCTACAGCCACCGCTCGACGGTCCTGCACGGCCTGGGGACGCTCGCCGCGGGTCTCGTCGGCCTGTGCGAAAGCGACGTCGTGCTGCCGATCGTGCCCATGTTCCACGCCAACGCCTGGGGCCTGCCCTACGGCGCGATGCTGGCGGGTGCCGCGCTGGTGCTGCCCGGGCCGTCCGCGGACCCGGACCACCTGCTGCGGCTGATGGCGGCCGAGCGGGTCACGGTCGCCGGCGCCGTCCCGACGGTCTGGACGAGCATGGCCCCCGGGCTGCGGGAGCACGACCTGAGCGCCACGCGGTTCCTGCTGGGCGGCGGATCGGCCGTCCCGCCGGCGCTGTCCGAGACCTACCGCGCCGCGATCGGCGTGCCCATCACGCACTCCTGGGGGATGACGGAGGTCAGCCCCGTCGGGGCCATCGGCGGCACGCGCACCCAGCACCGGGACGCGTCCGCGGCGGCCCAGGTGGCCGTGCGGGCCGCCCAGGGCCAGCCGTTGCCGCTGGTGAACGTGCGGATCGTCGACGTCGAGACCGGCCGCGAGCTGCCCCGCGACGGCGACGCCGTCGGCGAGCTGCAGGTCGCGGGCCCCTGGGTGGCGGGCGGCTACTACCGGGTGAGCGCCGACGGCAGCTTCACCGCCGACGGCTGGCTGCGCACCGGCGACCTGGCCACCATCGACGCCGAGGGGTACCTGCGGCTGGTGGACCGGATGAAGGACCTGATCAAGTCCGGCGGGGAGTGGATCTCCTCGGTCGAGCTCGAGGGCGCCATCACCGCCCACCCCGACGTCGTCGAAGCGGCGGTGATCGCCCGGCCGGACCCGCGGTGGATGGAACGCCCGGTGGCGTACGTCGTGCTGCGCGAGGGCAGTGCGCTGGGGGCGGGCGAGCTGCTGGCGCACCTCACGCCGATGGTCGCGAAGTGGTGGCTGCCCGACGAATTCGTCTTCGTGCCCGCCTTGCCGAAGACCGGCACCGGCAAGATCTCGAAGACCGCCCTGCGCGACTCGGCGAGGGCGGGCTGA